A genomic segment from Desulfobulbaceae bacterium encodes:
- a CDS encoding phospho-N-acetylmuramoyl-pentapeptide-transferase: MFYHFLYPLHTVFSGFNVFRYITFRCVGATVTAFLIVLLVGPTFIKYLKKLEIGQVIRADGPQSHFSKQGVPTMGGVLIIFALSMTTLLWVDLMNPHVWIILIVTLWFALIGGYDDYRKIKKQNSKGLSPKEKLLLQGAGALTASWFIFKNPAINTEIVLPFFKNFSPDLGMFYMVFVILVVVGASNAVNLTDGLDGLASGPTVVTSAVYLVFSYLAGHATLASYLQIPFVSGAGEIAIFCGAMVGASLGFLWFNTFPAQIFMGDTGSLSLGAALGCVAVMTKQEILLVLVGGVFVMEALSVILQVGFFKMSGGKRIFLMAPFHHHYEKKGWTEPKVVVRFWIVSIILGLSALATLKLR; the protein is encoded by the coding sequence ATGTTTTATCATTTTCTCTATCCACTCCATACTGTATTCAGCGGCTTTAATGTATTTCGTTATATTACTTTTCGCTGTGTAGGGGCAACAGTCACTGCATTTTTGATTGTCCTGCTGGTTGGGCCAACGTTTATTAAATATTTGAAAAAGTTGGAAATCGGGCAGGTTATTCGTGCTGATGGACCACAGAGTCACTTCTCCAAGCAAGGAGTGCCGACCATGGGAGGGGTGCTCATTATTTTTGCCTTGAGTATGACGACTCTGCTGTGGGTTGATTTAATGAACCCTCATGTCTGGATAATTCTCATTGTAACACTCTGGTTTGCCTTAATAGGTGGTTACGACGACTATCGAAAAATTAAAAAACAAAACAGCAAGGGGTTAAGCCCGAAGGAAAAGCTCCTGCTCCAGGGGGCTGGGGCATTAACCGCGTCGTGGTTTATCTTCAAGAACCCCGCTATAAATACAGAAATCGTGCTGCCGTTTTTTAAGAATTTCAGTCCTGATTTAGGTATGTTCTACATGGTTTTTGTGATCCTGGTTGTTGTGGGTGCCTCGAATGCAGTCAACCTGACTGATGGGCTTGACGGATTGGCTTCCGGGCCAACAGTCGTCACCAGTGCCGTGTACCTCGTTTTTTCGTATCTTGCCGGGCATGCAACCCTGGCATCGTATCTGCAAATTCCTTTTGTGTCGGGTGCCGGTGAAATCGCAATATTTTGTGGAGCTATGGTGGGTGCAAGTTTGGGCTTTTTATGGTTCAACACCTTTCCAGCTCAAATCTTTATGGGTGATACTGGCTCTTTGTCCCTGGGTGCAGCCTTAGGTTGTGTGGCAGTTATGACCAAGCAGGAGATTTTACTTGTGCTTGTTGGTGGTGTTTTTGTAATGGAGGCACTGTCCGTTATTTTGCAGGTTGGATTTTTTAAAATGAGCGGTGGAAAGCGAATTTTTTTGATGGCCCCATTTCACCATCATTATGAAAAGAAAGGATGGACAGAGCCAAAAGTTGTTGTCCGTTTTTGGATAGTTTCAATTATTCTTGGTTTATCAGCTCTCGCGACTTTAAAGCTTCGCTGA
- a CDS encoding UDP-N-acetylmuramate--L-alanine ligase gives MYKKNKHIHFVGIGGIGMSGIAELLLNLHYTVSGSDLRESDITRRLAKLGGIINIGHRGEWVKGADVVVTSTAVRKNNPEIVAANEALIPVIPRAEMLAELMRLKKYGIAVAGSHGKTTTTSMTGWMLAQAGLDPTVVIGGQVDNFGSNAKLGDGEFLVAEADESDGSFLHLSPVVEVVTNIDLEHLDYYSGIEEIKAVFLQFINKIPFYGAAVICLDDANIVELMPQIKKRVITYGLTAQADLHARGIETEGLTSRFEVCGNNKVLGEIKINFAGTHNVYNALAAVAVGLELDIDFDVIKKGLESFTGVQRRLQVKGEVKGVTVVDDYGHHPTEIRATLSAMRLAWPKRRIVVLFQPHRYTRTQALFKEFSTAFHDADMLFIGDIYPASEDPIEGVTSLTLIDKIKVHGQKNVYYVTDLNKAVDQLLPYLESADVFLTLGAGNVWQIGEQVLDNLKDANLKSEKL, from the coding sequence ATGTATAAAAAAAATAAACATATTCATTTTGTCGGTATAGGCGGAATCGGCATGAGTGGTATTGCTGAGTTGCTGTTAAATCTTCACTACACTGTCAGCGGCTCTGATCTCAGGGAAAGTGATATAACGCGCAGATTGGCAAAACTTGGCGGCATCATCAATATCGGTCATCGCGGTGAGTGGGTGAAGGGTGCCGATGTTGTCGTCACCTCCACTGCGGTTCGCAAGAATAACCCGGAAATAGTTGCAGCCAATGAGGCCTTGATTCCAGTTATTCCAAGAGCGGAGATGCTGGCCGAATTGATGCGTTTAAAAAAGTATGGAATTGCCGTAGCCGGAAGCCATGGTAAAACCACTACGACATCGATGACAGGGTGGATGCTGGCTCAAGCTGGCTTAGACCCTACTGTGGTGATTGGCGGTCAGGTTGATAATTTCGGCAGCAACGCCAAGCTTGGTGATGGCGAGTTCTTAGTGGCTGAGGCCGACGAAAGTGATGGGTCGTTCTTGCATTTGTCTCCCGTAGTAGAGGTTGTGACCAATATTGACCTTGAGCATCTTGATTATTACAGCGGTATTGAAGAGATTAAGGCGGTGTTTTTGCAGTTCATCAATAAAATCCCTTTTTATGGTGCCGCCGTTATATGCCTGGACGATGCCAATATTGTCGAGTTGATGCCACAGATAAAAAAGCGTGTGATCACCTATGGTTTGACCGCCCAAGCTGATTTACATGCCAGGGGCATTGAAACTGAGGGCTTAACTTCACGGTTTGAAGTTTGTGGCAATAATAAGGTACTTGGTGAAATTAAAATTAATTTTGCAGGAACACATAACGTTTATAACGCACTGGCTGCAGTAGCTGTGGGTCTGGAACTTGATATCGACTTTGATGTAATTAAGAAAGGTTTGGAAAGTTTTACTGGTGTTCAGCGCCGATTACAGGTCAAGGGAGAGGTCAAAGGAGTTACGGTGGTGGATGATTACGGCCACCACCCGACTGAGATCAGGGCGACGTTGTCGGCAATGCGCTTAGCATGGCCGAAGAGGAGAATAGTCGTCTTGTTTCAGCCCCATCGATATACGCGCACCCAGGCATTATTTAAAGAGTTCTCAACCGCATTTCATGATGCTGATATGTTATTTATCGGTGACATCTATCCGGCCAGTGAAGATCCTATCGAGGGGGTAACCAGCCTGACTTTAATTGACAAAATCAAAGTCCATGGCCAAAAAAATGTTTATTACGTTACTGACCTCAATAAGGCTGTAGATCAGTTGCTGCCATACCTGGAAAGCGCTGACGTGTTCTTGACCCTTGGGGCGGGTAATGTGTGGCAGATTGGAGAACAGGTGCTGGATAACCTGAAGGATGCGAATCTGAAAAGTGAGAAGTTATAA
- a CDS encoding FtsQ-type POTRA domain-containing protein — translation MGKRRVKVRDKHSTGNWLARRWSLMTPAAKKKTITLFIAGLFSLCAVLVASVVAFKFLGTSDFFQISSLRINGNHEVRKAEIVKLSGLDIYSNLLTVKTELIRKNIESHAWVERAIVKKKWPNVLTVDVRERKPLAIINTDKGIYYIDKTAAVFTKVEGGFDLDYPVFSGMEDMVRVSAAGEVEVVDSQKINEALGLTGFASSGSSSFPRQNISQINYDKENKLVLFLTDRPFPIFLGDDASRQKFERLKKVLYWLYKKKEFANIDYIRLDYLENKVLVGKNNS, via the coding sequence GTGGGCAAGCGAAGAGTAAAAGTAAGAGATAAGCACTCGACAGGAAACTGGCTGGCTCGGAGGTGGAGTTTAATGACTCCGGCTGCGAAAAAGAAAACCATCACCTTGTTTATAGCCGGTCTGTTCAGTCTTTGTGCTGTTCTGGTAGCTTCAGTTGTTGCTTTTAAATTTTTAGGAACTTCTGACTTTTTTCAAATAAGTTCGCTTAGGATTAATGGTAACCACGAAGTAAGAAAGGCTGAAATTGTTAAACTATCCGGTCTTGATATTTATTCAAATCTATTAACGGTTAAAACAGAACTCATAAGAAAAAATATTGAGTCGCATGCCTGGGTGGAGCGAGCAATTGTTAAGAAAAAATGGCCGAATGTGCTCACGGTAGATGTTCGTGAAAGAAAGCCGTTGGCAATTATCAATACTGATAAAGGAATATATTACATAGACAAAACTGCAGCTGTATTTACGAAAGTTGAGGGTGGTTTTGATCTTGACTACCCGGTTTTTAGCGGCATGGAAGATATGGTCAGGGTCTCAGCTGCTGGGGAGGTGGAGGTAGTTGACAGTCAAAAAATTAACGAGGCCTTAGGGCTCACTGGCTTTGCGAGCAGTGGCAGTTCTTCGTTTCCCAGGCAAAATATTTCACAAATTAATTATGACAAAGAAAATAAGCTGGTTTTGTTCCTCACTGACAGGCCTTTTCCGATTTTTTTAGGTGATGATGCCAGTAGACAAAAGTTCGAACGTTTAAAAAAAGTATTATACTGGCTCTATAAAAAAAAAGAGTTTGCCAATATTGATTATATCCGCTTGGATTACTTAGAAAATAAGGTTCTGGTTGGTAAAAATAATAGTTGA
- the murB gene encoding UDP-N-acetylmuramate dehydrogenase, which produces MRSYKETIKNCWDNDICWDCPLSEYTTLKVGGPADALIKPGSARQLQQLIEKLSLEAVPWQILGHGSNVVVADEGVDGVVILLGPEFAAIWQDEEGRVTVEAGCSLAKLGKWCADRSMSGLEFTAGIPGSVGGAVVMNAGAWGHEMKDVLHSLEVMGADGQLTAELLSADDFQYRKWNKKAGRVVVSATLNLSHCPTKEIAAKSGEYIRQRNEKQPKGLASAGSFFKNIKGIPAGMLIEKAGLKGLTIGGAQVSRKHANFFVNTGSAKAVDFVDLMTVVQQKVADLFAVELVPEVKFIGRW; this is translated from the coding sequence GTGAGAAGTTATAAGGAGACAATTAAAAACTGTTGGGACAACGATATCTGCTGGGACTGCCCACTGAGTGAGTATACAACTCTTAAAGTCGGAGGCCCTGCAGATGCCCTTATCAAGCCGGGATCTGCAAGGCAGTTGCAACAGTTAATCGAAAAACTTTCTTTAGAGGCGGTGCCATGGCAGATTCTGGGCCATGGAAGCAATGTTGTGGTGGCAGATGAAGGCGTTGACGGTGTGGTTATTCTACTTGGTCCGGAATTCGCTGCAATTTGGCAGGATGAAGAAGGAAGGGTTACTGTTGAAGCTGGTTGCAGTCTGGCAAAACTTGGTAAGTGGTGTGCGGATCGCTCTATGTCCGGTTTAGAATTTACGGCTGGGATTCCTGGTTCGGTCGGGGGGGCAGTTGTAATGAATGCTGGAGCGTGGGGGCATGAAATGAAAGATGTTCTGCACAGTCTTGAAGTGATGGGGGCCGACGGGCAGCTTACTGCGGAACTCCTATCTGCTGATGATTTTCAGTACAGAAAGTGGAACAAAAAAGCGGGCCGGGTCGTTGTCTCCGCCACACTTAATCTTTCGCACTGCCCAACGAAAGAGATCGCTGCTAAGAGTGGCGAGTATATTCGTCAGCGTAATGAAAAACAGCCCAAAGGGCTGGCGAGTGCCGGTTCGTTTTTTAAAAATATAAAGGGCATTCCAGCCGGCATGCTCATTGAGAAAGCAGGCCTGAAGGGATTAACCATTGGTGGTGCACAGGTTTCCAGAAAACATGCCAATTTTTTTGTTAATACCGGTAGTGCTAAGGCGGTAGATTTTGTTGATTTAATGACCGTCGTCCAGCAGAAAGTGGCTGATCTGTTTGCAGTTGAACTTGTGCCGGAGGTGAAATTTATTGGAAGGTGGTAA
- the murD gene encoding UDP-N-acetylmuramoyl-L-alanine--D-glutamate ligase, producing MADCLLKPVALGDTVLIVGLGKSGLSAVRFFLKLGAKVKLSDSKQNPPQHVVDWLNSMNIEVEFGGHSEKFFSGTDLVLLSPGVPHTLPILDFVRSQGTPVCGELALAPHYLKTPVIAITGTNGKTTTTTLIGDIVKASGKKVFVGGNIGIPLTDYLIGDQSADWLVLEVSSFQLDTAGSFRPDIGLFLNLTPDHLDRYGSVEEYAHAKMNLFAHQGVNDVVIYNSDDPVVCALVQDQHIFVVNNPKRRTLAFGQGRLNGDGAWYCDTGVECAVGGVRCDFDLSSTVFMNFPNKENAAAAILSCLVAGCSVEAINHGLRKFVALAHRMTLVKEVNGVRYYNDSKATNIGALQAALKAFSMPVILIAGGRDKGGDFNLLKKEVSEKVRLMLLIGESKALMAETFEQVTKVECCSSLVEAVHRAHELSVPGDIVLFSPACASFDMFDSYVHRGEVFEKIVSELVA from the coding sequence ATGGCGGATTGTCTTTTGAAACCTGTTGCGCTTGGCGACACGGTACTGATCGTTGGTCTTGGCAAGTCCGGCCTGTCAGCTGTGCGTTTTTTTCTTAAACTGGGTGCGAAAGTTAAACTGTCAGATTCAAAACAAAATCCACCTCAGCACGTGGTTGACTGGCTCAACTCCATGAATATAGAGGTAGAGTTCGGTGGTCATAGTGAAAAGTTTTTCAGTGGCACTGATCTTGTGCTGTTAAGTCCCGGAGTTCCACATACTTTGCCGATTCTGGATTTTGTCCGCTCGCAAGGAACCCCCGTTTGTGGAGAATTAGCATTGGCTCCGCATTATTTGAAAACCCCGGTGATTGCAATAACCGGCACAAACGGAAAAACAACAACCACGACCTTGATCGGCGATATTGTCAAGGCAAGCGGCAAGAAGGTTTTTGTAGGCGGAAACATCGGTATCCCATTGACCGATTATCTGATAGGCGATCAAAGTGCAGATTGGCTTGTTCTGGAGGTAAGCAGTTTTCAGCTGGATACAGCGGGGAGTTTTCGACCTGATATCGGGCTCTTTTTAAATCTTACCCCGGATCACCTCGATCGATACGGCAGCGTAGAAGAGTATGCTCACGCTAAAATGAATCTTTTTGCTCACCAGGGCGTCAATGATGTTGTGATTTATAACTCGGACGATCCAGTTGTCTGTGCGTTGGTTCAGGATCAGCACATTTTTGTTGTTAACAATCCTAAAAGACGAACCCTTGCCTTTGGCCAGGGCCGATTAAATGGGGATGGCGCCTGGTATTGTGATACTGGTGTGGAATGTGCTGTTGGCGGAGTGAGGTGTGATTTTGATCTGTCCAGCACCGTATTTATGAACTTTCCCAATAAGGAAAATGCTGCAGCCGCCATTTTGTCATGCCTGGTCGCCGGATGTTCTGTTGAGGCTATAAACCATGGACTGAGAAAGTTTGTTGCCCTCGCGCATCGAATGACGCTGGTCAAAGAAGTTAACGGCGTACGCTATTATAATGATTCAAAGGCCACAAATATTGGTGCCTTGCAGGCAGCCCTCAAGGCTTTCTCAATGCCGGTTATCTTGATTGCCGGAGGGCGTGATAAGGGCGGAGATTTCAACCTGCTAAAAAAGGAAGTTTCCGAAAAAGTACGGTTGATGTTGCTTATTGGTGAGTCTAAGGCATTAATGGCAGAGACTTTCGAACAGGTTACCAAGGTTGAATGCTGTTCGTCACTTGTCGAGGCGGTGCATCGAGCCCACGAGTTGTCTGTTCCTGGAGATATTGTACTTTTTTCTCCTGCCTGTGCGAGCTTTGACATGTTTGACAGCTACGTACATCGCGGTGAAGTTTTCGAGAAAATTGTTTCAGAGCTTGTTGCTTAA
- the murG gene encoding undecaprenyldiphospho-muramoylpentapeptide beta-N-acetylglucosaminyltransferase codes for MKTLTVVITGGGTGGHIFPGIAIAQEMIARDHQTRIVFIGTERRIDKQAMEMYGFDTRTIHCKPLKGSGLWAKLKSIGLLPVSLLESLLVLRNIKPDLVFGVGGYVTGPVLVAARLLGVPTCIHEQNSVPGMANRKIGGVVDRIFLSLPGSERFFPEEKCFLSGNPIRKDILDILAEKQSSNAPTLVVLGGSQGAHSVNRIVPPALDLIKTRLPEGFTVIHQTGVADEEDVRQEYGRIGISARVTAFFSSMKEVYSEATLVLSRAGATTLAELTALQLPMLLIPFPYAADNHQQKNAQILVDSGAAKMFLEADLTPEILSVELLSLLLSEEARHKMAKSSGALARPHAAQAIVDQALTLLRQKEA; via the coding sequence ATGAAGACTTTAACGGTTGTCATTACAGGCGGAGGTACCGGAGGCCATATCTTTCCGGGAATTGCCATCGCTCAGGAGATGATCGCCAGAGACCATCAAACCCGTATAGTATTTATTGGTACCGAGCGCAGAATAGACAAACAGGCAATGGAAATGTATGGATTTGACACCAGAACGATACATTGCAAGCCTTTAAAAGGTTCCGGATTATGGGCAAAACTGAAATCTATCGGCCTTCTGCCTGTAAGTCTTCTGGAATCATTACTTGTATTGCGAAACATTAAACCTGATCTGGTTTTCGGGGTGGGTGGCTATGTAACAGGTCCAGTCCTTGTTGCGGCCCGATTATTGGGTGTACCAACCTGTATTCACGAGCAGAACTCCGTCCCAGGTATGGCAAACAGAAAGATTGGTGGAGTTGTAGATAGAATTTTTCTCTCATTACCGGGCAGTGAGCGGTTTTTTCCAGAAGAAAAATGTTTTTTGAGCGGAAACCCGATTCGGAAAGATATACTTGATATTTTGGCTGAAAAACAGAGTTCGAATGCCCCAACGTTAGTCGTTTTAGGAGGAAGTCAGGGGGCTCATAGTGTCAACCGGATTGTGCCGCCTGCTTTAGATTTGATTAAAACAAGATTGCCTGAAGGTTTTACTGTTATTCATCAAACCGGGGTTGCAGACGAGGAAGATGTGAGGCAAGAGTATGGTAGGATAGGAATTTCAGCCAGGGTTACAGCCTTTTTCAGTTCAATGAAAGAGGTTTATAGCGAGGCTACACTGGTGCTGTCCCGGGCCGGAGCTACAACATTAGCCGAGTTGACAGCGCTTCAGTTGCCGATGCTTTTGATCCCATTTCCATATGCGGCAGATAATCATCAACAAAAAAATGCCCAGATTCTTGTTGATAGCGGCGCTGCCAAGATGTTTCTGGAAGCTGATCTGACGCCGGAAATACTTAGTGTTGAGTTGCTGTCACTTCTACTTAGCGAGGAAGCACGGCACAAAATGGCAAAATCAAGTGGGGCGCTTGCAAGGCCACATGCTGCCCAGGCAATCGTTGATCAGGCCTTGACATTATTGAGGCAAAAAGAAGCATGA